Below is a window of Streptomyces sp. ITFR-16 DNA.
ATCCTGCCGTACGGCCGCTTCCACACGGCGGCGGAGGAGTTCCGCTACGACATCGAGCGGCTGACCGACCACTTCGGCCTCGGCTACGAGACGGTCTGCCACCGCCTCAGCACGCTGCAACGGCCCCGGCTGCGCGGGGTGCCGTTCTCCTTCGTCCGGGTCGACCGGGCGGGCAACATGTCCAAACGCCAGTCCGCCACCGCGTTCCACTTCTCCCGGGCGGGCGGCACCTGCCCGCTGTGGAACGTCTACGAGGCGTTCGCCGCACCCGGCCGCATCCATGTGCAGGTCGCCGCCATGCCGGACGGGCAGCGCTATCTGTGGACGGCCCGCGCCCTCACCCGTCACCGGGGCGGCTGGGGGGAGCCCGGCAAGACCTTCGCCATCGGGCTCGGCTGCGAGATCCGGCACGCCTCCCGGCTCGTCTACTCCGACGGCCTCGACCTCGGCAACGCCGCCTCCGCCGTTCCCATCGGCATGGGCTGCCGCCTGTGCGAACGCACGGACTGCCCCCAGCGGGCGGTGCCCCCGCTGGACCGCACGCTGGCGATCGACGAGAACAGCAGCACGTTCATCCCGTACCCGGTGACCGAGAACGCGGCGAGCCCGGCTCCCTGACCGCTGCCAGGGAGCCGGGCTCCGTCACGCCGACCCGGTGCGGGCCGCCGCGTTGCGCAGGTCCTTCTTGGAGACCTTGCCGACCCCCGTCTGCGGGAACTCCTGGACGAACTCGACCCGGTCCGGCACCTTGTAGGCCGCCAGGCCCCGTTCCCGTACGAACTGTTTGACCGCGAGCGTCTTCAGCGGTTCCGCGTCCGGGCGCAGGATCACATAGGCGCAGATGCGTTCGCCCAGATACGGATCGGGCTCCGCCACCACGTTGGCGTCGTGCACCGCCGGGTGGGCGAGGAGGTGATTCTCCACCTCCTCGGCCGCGATCTTCTCCCCGCCCCGGTTGATCTGGTCCTTGGCCCGTCCCTCGACCACGAGATGGCCGGTGGGCGTGGTGCGGACGACATCGCCCGTGCGGTAGAAGCCGTCCTCGGTGAACGAACGGGCGTTGTGCTCGGGCGCGTTCCAGTAGCCCCGGATGGTGTACGGCCCCCGGGTCAGCAGGTGGCCCGTCCCGCCCGGTGCGACCTCGCGGTCCTCGTCGTCGACGACGAGGATCTCGTCGTCCGGCGAGATGGGCCGCCCCTGGGTGGTGACCACGGTCTCGTACGGGTCGTCCAGCCGGGTGTAGTTGACCAGCCCCTCGGCCATCCCGAAGACCTGCTGGAGCCGGCAGCCGAGCGCGGGGCGCACCCGCCGGGCCGCCTCCTCGCTGAATTTGGCCCCGCCCACGAGCAGGACGTCCAGGCTGCCGAGGTCGTGCGTGGTCCGGGCGGCCGCCTGGGTCCACAGCAGCGCCAGCGGCGGTACCAGGCCGGTGATCGTCACGCCTTCGCGCTCGATCAGCGGGAAGGCCGCCTCGGGGGAGGGCTGCGGACACAGCACCACCCGGGCCCCGGCGTACAGCGCGCCGAGCGAACCGGGCGAGGACAGCGGGAAGTTGTGTCCCGCGGGCAGCACACAGAGATAGACGCTGTTCTCGTCCACCTCGCAGATCTCGTTCGAGCCGCGCAGCGAGTAGATGTAGTCGTCGTGCGTGCGCGGGATCAGCTTCGGTACGCCGGTGCTGCCGCCGGAGAGCTGGAGGAAGGCCAGATCGTCCGGGCGGGGGCCGTCGAGCTCGACCGGCTCCTGATGCACCCGGTCCAGCGACTCGAAGTCGCCGGGTTCCCCGCCGGCGACGAACACATGCTTCAGCGTGCCCACCCGGGCGCGGGTCTTCGCCGCCAGCTCGCGGTAGTCGTACCCGCCGTGCTCGGCCGGGATCACATAGGCGACCGCCTCGGTGAACTCGCAGAAGTACG
It encodes the following:
- a CDS encoding (2,3-dihydroxybenzoyl)adenylate synthase translates to MSTDAAPTWPADFAEKYRAAGWWRGETFGSVLRERALAHPDRTAVVDPVAGTRWSYAELDGRADRLAAGFVARGITKGDKVVVQLPNAAAFFEVIFALFRIGALPVFALPAHRETEIAYFCEFTEAVAYVIPAEHGGYDYRELAAKTRARVGTLKHVFVAGGEPGDFESLDRVHQEPVELDGPRPDDLAFLQLSGGSTGVPKLIPRTHDDYIYSLRGSNEICEVDENSVYLCVLPAGHNFPLSSPGSLGALYAGARVVLCPQPSPEAAFPLIEREGVTITGLVPPLALLWTQAAARTTHDLGSLDVLLVGGAKFSEEAARRVRPALGCRLQQVFGMAEGLVNYTRLDDPYETVVTTQGRPISPDDEILVVDDEDREVAPGGTGHLLTRGPYTIRGYWNAPEHNARSFTEDGFYRTGDVVRTTPTGHLVVEGRAKDQINRGGEKIAAEEVENHLLAHPAVHDANVVAEPDPYLGERICAYVILRPDAEPLKTLAVKQFVRERGLAAYKVPDRVEFVQEFPQTGVGKVSKKDLRNAAARTGSA